Proteins encoded together in one Acanthochromis polyacanthus isolate Apoly-LR-REF ecotype Palm Island chromosome 12, KAUST_Apoly_ChrSc, whole genome shotgun sequence window:
- the aldh5a1 gene encoding LOW QUALITY PROTEIN: succinate-semialdehyde dehydrogenase, mitochondrial (The sequence of the model RefSeq protein was modified relative to this genomic sequence to represent the inferred CDS: deleted 1 base in 1 codon), with amino-acid sequence MSVVCALRSRCFPRQVLLGLSAAMSRSYSLDVSAPLLRTQGYVDGRWVSAASVFPVLDPATGQEIARVADCGPTEAKQAVDAAYKAFHSWKQYTAKERSVLLRKWFDLLTLHKDDLAKLITFECGKPLRESLGEIAYSASFLDWFSEEARRVYGDIVPSPAKDRKILLLKQPVGVASIITPWNFPSAMITRKVGAALAAGCTVVVKPAEDTPLSALALAELAEQAGIPAGVFNVVPCSRETTPAVGQVLCTDPLVAKISFTGSTATGKVLLKMAADTVKKASMELGGHAPFIVFDSADIDKAVGGAMASKFRNSGQTCVCSNRFLVQSGIYDRFVERLGRAMDGELRLGHGSEPETTQGPLINTRAAEKVVHQITDAVSLGAKVLRGGKRLHGSFMEPTLLSDVTTDMLCTKEETFGPLLPVIRFNTEEEALAIANASNVGLAGYFYSQDVSQIWRVAEALEVGIVGVNEGLLSTPEATFGGVKQSGLGREGSKYGIDEYLEVKYMCFGGLKP; translated from the exons ATGTCCGTTGTCTGTGCGCTGAGGTCCCGCTGCTTCCCCCGGCAGGTGCTGCTCGGCCTGTCCGCCGCCATGAGCCGCAGCTACAGCCTGGACGTCTCCGCTCCGCTGCTCCGGACGCAGGGATACGTGGACGGCCGCTGGGTTTCCGCAGCCTCCGTGTTCCCCGTGCTGGACCCAGCCACCGGGCAGGAGATCGCCCGGGTGGCGGACTGTGGCCCCACCGAGGCCAAGCAGGCGGTGGACGCTGCATACAAAGCGTTTCACTCCTGGAAGCAGTACACCGCCAAG GAGAGGAGCGTCCTGCTCAGGAAGTGGTTCGACCTGCTGACGCTGCACAAAGACGACCTCGCCAAGTTGATCACCTTCGAATGT ggtAAGCCGTTGCGTGAGTCTCTGGGTGAGATTGCGTACTCGGCCTCCTTCCTCGACTGGTTCTCTGAGGAAGCTCGCAGAGTTTACGGTGACATCGTTCCGTCTCCGgccaaagacaggaagatcctCCTGCTCAAGCAGCCGGTGGGCGTGGCCTCCATCATCACGCCG TGGAACTTCCCCAGCGCCATGATCACCAGGAAGGTTGGAGCTGCTCTGGCCGCCGGCTGCACGGTGGTGGTGAAACCAGCCGAGGACACGCCGCTGTCGGCTCTGGCTCTGGCAGAG CTGGCGGAGCAGGCGGGGATCCCAGCCGGGGTGTTTAACGTGGTTCCCTGCTCCAGAGAGACGACCCCGGCAGTGGGGCAGGTCCTCTGCACCGACCCCCTGGTGGCCAAAATCTCCTTCACCGGATCCACGGCCACCGGAAAG GTGTTGCTGAAAATGGCCGCCGACACGGTGAAGAAGGCGTCCATGGAGCTGGGAGGCCACGCCCCTTTCATTGTGTTCGACAGCGCTGACATCGACAAGGCGGTGGGCGGAGCCATGGCGTCCAAGTTCAGAAACTCCGGACAG ACGTGTGTTTGTTCCAACCGCTTCCTGGTGCAGAGCGGAATCTATGACCGCTTCGTGGAAAGGTTGGGCCGAGCGATGGACGGCGAGCTGCGTCTGGGTCATGGCTCGGAGCCCGAAACCACCCAGGGGCCGCTGATCAACACCAGAGCTGCAGAGAAG GTGGTCCATCAGATTACGGACGCTGTATCCCTCGGGGCGAAGGTTCTGAGGGGAGGGAAGCGTCTGCACGGCTCTTTTATGGAACCGACTCTGCTGTCTGACGTCACCACAGACATGCTGTGTACGAAGGAGGAAACGTTCGGACCGCTGCTGCCCGTCATCAG gtttaacacagaagaagaagctcTGGCTATTGCAAACGCATCCAACGTTGGATTAGCAG GTTACTTCTACTCTCAGGATGTG AGTCAGATCTGGCGGGTGGCGGAGGCGTTGGAGGTGGGGATAGTCGGCGTCAACGAGGGACTTCTGTCCACACCTGAGGCCACCTTCGGTGGCGTCAAACAGTCCGGTTTGGGCCGCGAGGGCTCCAAGTATGGCATCGATGAGTATCTGGAGGTCAAGTACATGTGCTTTGGAGGCCTGAAGCCCTGA